In Halodesulfovibrio aestuarii DSM 17919 = ATCC 29578, the genomic stretch AACGATTAACAACGGTACTATCAGGCAAAAAAGCTGCCGTTTGAGAAACGGTAGCGGATGAGTTCAACGAAGATGTCAACTGTAAGGGAGTTCCACCTTCATTCACCTTATAAACAACCGTCCCTGAACCGACGAATAGTGGTGTTCCATCCTCTTCAGCAATAGAAAATGATGACGCTCCGCTGGCAAGTTCCATTGGGGAACTGCTTGTAACGGTTTTCGTTCCATCGTCATGGAAGCTAAATAAAGCCTGACCATATAGCCAAAAATTCGCGCTTCCCCCCGCGTGGGCAGAGGCTGGAAGCAAAAACGGGACAACACAGAAAAATAGTAGAGCCATGCGAAAAAACAGCATAATCACTCCCATCAGTATGAGATTATTACTTTTTAAACTATATCTGCAATAACAGTGAGATAACAGCCCCGTCGATGATAGGTATAACACTTACGGATATTTATAATAGATCGGATATACAAAAAGCTTTTCAAACTTCCGATAGCACATAAGGCATCTCAGTTTTTAGCCCTTCAACAGAGCCTCCCGTGCCCACATTCTTCCTCCACTGAATCCTTACGCAAAAATCAAGCTGCCGATTCTCTGAAAGAAAACACCGGGCTTGTATGCCACATAATAAAAAAAAGGCCGGCATTTCTGTATAGAAATGCCGGCCTCTATTATTTAAAAGAGTACGATATTATCGAACTATCTTTTTATACTTTCTTCTATAGAAGATAAGCACTGCCCATCCACAAAGAAGCATCAAGAGATCAATATGGAATGACGAAGATGGTACCATAGTGCAACCACCACCTGAACCACCACCTGAACTACTTGGGGAAGTGGTTGGGCTAGTCATAACACCAGGGCCGGATGGATCAACAATAATTCCGTTTGCAACACCATCGTCATCACCAATGCCACCATCGGTCAGTTTTATAGTCGCAATTGTTCGGCTACTATTATAGGTGACATGATCCGTATAATCGAGCCAAGCGCCAGAAGAACGATCCAGTTTTACCCAGTTAGCAGGAGCAGCCGCAGGAAGTACAACCATTACTTCTGTTGAATCACCCGGTTTTTCCACACGAACTTTAAAATCAATAAGTCCGTATGTCATTTGCGTAGGTGCAGTGCCTGTAGCTGTAGGCGGATCAACAGGTTTTAAGGCTACAACAGCCCCGCTTGTAGTTCCGGAACCTGCAGCAGCGACCTTAGGTGCAATACCGAGATGCGTAAAGCCGTCATAGGCTATAAACTGAATCTGTTTGCTATCAATATCTGCAAAAGTATTAGGTAGATAGGTAACAGAAACTCGGTCTGTAGATTCCATGTTATTGCTGTCTGTCACAGTCAGTTCAAAAACAAGTGTTGTTTCTACTTCTGTGGAAGGACATACAAATGTCGGTTTACTTGCGGATGGATCGGACAATGGTGCCATAGGGCCAGCAACCTGTTTCCATGAGAAACTCTTAAGAGAGGCTCCACCATTTGCAGTAGAAGCGCTAGCGTCAAGAGTTACCGTTGAGCCCTCGAAATACTTACTAGCAACACTGCTACTAGCCACAGCGGCAGGCATGGTAAGGGCTCCGCCGCTGCCGACATTCACAATAATTGTGTCACTGTCTGTTAAACCTTCAGAGTTTGTAACTGACAAACGGAATGCGAGGGTCTCACAACCTAAGGAAAGCGATGGTGCAGTAAATGTCGGGCTAGCCGCTGTTACATCACTAAGCTCAACTGGGCTACCAGAAGTCTGCTCCCACAAATAGGAAACTACTGATGCAGAACTCGCATTCAATGTAACCGATGCCCCGCTGGATACAGACTGATCAGTACCGGCATCTGCAACAGGAGGAGTCCCTGCATCAGTAACGTTTATGACCACGGTGTCAGAATCTTCCAATGCACTTTTAGCCCTTACGGTTAACTTAAGGACAACTTTTGCCGCACTGGCTGGTGCTGTAAAGGTAGCGCGTGCAGATGTTGCATTGCGTAACGTTACACTCTTCGAACTATCAGACACCACTTCCCAACGGTATCCATTCAAGTAATCACCAGCACCACGTGCATGGGAATTCAAACCATTCAGAGAGACTAATGTACCACATTCAACTGTGTAGTCAGCTCCGGCGTCAGCAATTGGAGCAATTTTTACCAAACCAGTTCGAACAATATTACAAATTACAGTGTCATCTGAAGTCAAGCCTTCTGTATCTGTAACTGTAAGCTTGAATTGGATCGCACCAGTTATATCAGGTGCTGTAAAGCTAGGTTTAGCGATCGTATCATCATTTAAGGTAACAGGCTCGCCACTGACCTGTTCCCATTTATATGTCAAAACTTGATTTTCAGGATCGTAAGAATTTTTGCCGCTAAGTGTTACTGCGTCCCCTGTCTCTACCTTCTGATTAGGACCGGCATTAGCAACAGGTGGGACACCAATATTAACACTTACGGTATCAGTACTACTCTGCCCACCAGGATCAGTAACATTCAGTTCAAAGCTCAACGCCTCACTGGAAGCCGGCGCAATAAAAGTACAAGTTGACTTAGCTGCCCCTTGCAAACTCACGGTTGTCCCGGATTTCTGAGTCCACGAGTAGGTCAACGTTTCACCCGCAGGATCCGAAGAACTATCGCCAGAAAGGGTTACAAGATCACCAGCCTTCACCTCTTGGTCTGGGCCAGCATTCGCCACAGGCGGAGCATCGCACTTAATGCTTACAGATTTGGCTGAGTTAATGCCATAGGCATCTGTGAGCGTAATTTCAAAGGTCATAACGCCTGCACCGTCTGGCATTGTAAACGACGCGTTAGCAGTTGTATTATCAGATACAGTAACAGGCACTCCAGCAGTCTTTGCCCACGCATACGTTACGCCATCTACAGGCTGAACTTTCAAGTTAACGGTAACGCCAGCCTTGGCCTGAGAAGGAATATCCACAAACGTGATCGCAGGAGGAGTACGAACGGTGATGTCCTTTGTCACAACCGAACTTTTTCCGTCCTTTGTTACAGTAAGTTTGAAGGTCAATGAAGTTCCGTCAGCAATGGAACTTGCATCAAATTGAGCTTCGCTGGCAGTGGGGTTTGTAATAGCGACGGTAGGGCCACCAGTCTGTTCCCACAGGTACGTTGCATCGTCTACTTCTTGTGCAACCAAGGACACGGTACCACCATTGCTCACATCAGCAGGAGTTTTAATAACCGCAGAACCTAATGTAATGACGAGATGTTTTGAAGCAGAAGTGCCATCTGACTTGGTAAGCGTAATTTTAATGCCAACCTCAGAATCAGGCATAATAAATGAAGCATTAGCTTTATCTGCATTCGCAATAGTTACAGAACTTCCACTCTCCTGTTCCCATGCATAGGTACAACCATCAACTGGAACTACTTTCAGAGAAACAAGCGCACTCTTTGCTGAAGAAGTACTTGTTGCAGAGATATCCACAGCAGGTGGAGCTGAGAGCGTCATCTGCATTTCATCATAATAATATGTTGTCCCGTCAACAGTAGCAAATGCTCGAATAGTATAGCTTGTCCCTGCAGTAAGGTAGTCATTCATATCCCACACTGGAGGTGCAGCGGGGTCTGTAGCACTGAGTTTGCTATCTGCAATCGTTGGCGTTCCAGAATCTGTCCAGCAGATGCCGTAACTGTCCAACGTACCAGCAGGAAGTTTA encodes the following:
- a CDS encoding PKD domain-containing protein; the encoded protein is MDLGGASSFSIAEEDGTPLFVGSGTVVYKVNEGGTPLQLTSSLTSSCTVSQTAAFLPDSTVVNRLYLIYLDGSSGLKYSTLDASKETVEEIWVQQDAEITGTHDSKAITIADHANKKDVWIISLTSSSYTGPGDTPQGFEAVLFDGSNFIRKDIIAPEMAKPIATYSNFKLSPDGKKLVYGYEQDSKIGFVEYDFNNETGNITYNRTVEMPATSTTLNGGGIAFSADGRYLYMGGGTYSGLPEFFQLDLQNSEAIPVSMTVPELGADKQIGGGQLAPDGNIYYCIAFQGIASIINSDKAYDGTDTGAHLSVVEEKKIVSAKPGLPLFNQSLLLTKAVIINRDNSNLQLKVDTSKLPAGTLDSYGICWTDSGTPTIADSKLSATDPAAPPVWDMNDYLTAGTSYTIRAFATVDGTTYYYDEMQMTLSAPPAVDISATSTSSAKSALVSLKVVPVDGCTYAWEQESGSSVTIANADKANASFIMPDSEVGIKITLTKSDGTSASKHLVITLGSAVIKTPADVSNGGTVSLVAQEVDDATYLWEQTGGPTVAITNPTASEAQFDASSIADGTSLTFKLTVTKDGKSSVVTKDITVRTPPAITFVDIPSQAKAGVTVNLKVQPVDGVTYAWAKTAGVPVTVSDNTTANASFTMPDGAGVMTFEITLTDAYGINSAKSVSIKCDAPPVANAGPDQEVKAGDLVTLSGDSSSDPAGETLTYSWTQKSGTTVSLQGAAKSTCTFIAPASSEALSFELNVTDPGGQSSTDTVSVNIGVPPVANAGPNQKVETGDAVTLSGKNSYDPENQVLTYKWEQVSGEPVTLNDDTIAKPSFTAPDITGAIQFKLTVTDTEGLTSDDTVICNIVRTGLVKIAPIADAGADYTVECGTLVSLNGLNSHARGAGDYLNGYRWEVVSDSSKSVTLRNATSARATFTAPASAAKVVLKLTVRAKSALEDSDTVVINVTDAGTPPVADAGTDQSVSSGASVTLNASSASVVSYLWEQTSGSPVELSDVTAASPTFTAPSLSLGCETLAFRLSVTNSEGLTDSDTIIVNVGSGGALTMPAAVASSSVASKYFEGSTVTLDASASTANGGASLKSFSWKQVAGPMAPLSDPSASKPTFVCPSTEVETTLVFELTVTDSNNMESTDRVSVTYLPNTFADIDSKQIQFIAYDGFTHLGIAPKVAAAGSGTTSGAVVALKPVDPPTATGTAPTQMTYGLIDFKVRVEKPGDSTEVMVVLPAAAPANWVKLDRSSGAWLDYTDHVTYNSSRTIATIKLTDGGIGDDDGVANGIIVDPSGPGVMTSPTTSPSSSGGGSGGGCTMVPSSSFHIDLLMLLCGWAVLIFYRRKYKKIVR